In Hyalangium minutum, a genomic segment contains:
- a CDS encoding SNF2-related protein translates to MSPSSQRPPLEAALPQSDGDRVLGVEVARGLRVEVEVSAAAATATAVTAARGEAAEPVRPLTPFHERLLSEELTLRSSDSHQRMANALSEAKVDLNPHQVEAASFALDSLSRGGCMLADEVGLGKTIEAGLAIGQLIAEGKTRILILAPATLRAQWNSELKEKFDLESVLVDGRTVRATGNCFDQPFPVICSHPFAANKAALVSEIPWDLVVIDEAHRLRNAHKAGHKTGQALRAALSGRPKLLLTATPLQNDLMELFGLMSLLDEQILGPEHAFRTRYQVDPSCGGLKEDAVAELKERLAPVVQRTLRRQVREYVRYTNRRSIVEDFAPSPEEQDLYEKVSEYLRRSEAAAIEPGKKTLLTLCYRKLLASSTYAIAPTLRRLSDNLEKRLEAAKLGAQAMALFEPEEAKQFAEEGEEWSDDPARPTSVRTLQNEVWELKQYADLADSIKVNAKGEALKRALDRTFTVMRAHQWPEKALIFTESKRTQQYLFNLLSANGYQGKISLLAGDLAATPEERRALVDEFRNRSQILICTEAGAEGLNLQFCNLVVNYDLPWNPQRVEQRIGRCHRYGQQRDVLVINFLNRQNAADARLFELLEKKLNLFDGVFGASDEILGALESGVDFERRVLDIYQSCRHPDEINAAFDKLRSDMEQRISTRMTEMRSVVLERFDGDVRRKLKLAGEQTKEVLAKRQQEARALTGSVLGKGVSGRLQVAKAAYAVRDRTHDAISYLQLDAAGLPSRLARLAGSEGWWFVYKFELSGLKPEEKLVHLVLVREKDGGFRALPVQDGAHFVKLAAKVEKRRQPEGVSVSLLQEQALLAAKDELIRAAERRNARELDRARERADRYAEDCLLESREAVEHTRDQWIDARKVVAATEDPAERVKARATADRLEREYRKKLASLRNEEEKRYAAKDRQISDLVQKSKVTEKRSMIASAYFWLS, encoded by the coding sequence ATGTCGCCCTCGTCACAACGCCCGCCATTGGAGGCGGCGCTTCCGCAATCGGATGGAGATCGGGTCTTGGGTGTGGAGGTCGCTAGGGGTCTGAGAGTCGAGGTCGAGGTGTCGGCGGCGGCGGCGACGGCGACGGCTGTAACAGCGGCGCGAGGCGAGGCTGCGGAGCCCGTACGTCCCCTCACGCCTTTCCACGAGCGGCTGCTCTCGGAGGAACTCACCCTCCGCAGCTCCGACTCGCACCAGCGCATGGCCAACGCCCTCTCCGAGGCGAAGGTCGACCTCAACCCCCATCAAGTGGAAGCCGCTTCCTTCGCGCTCGACTCGCTGTCGCGCGGCGGCTGCATGCTCGCGGACGAAGTGGGCCTCGGCAAAACCATCGAGGCCGGCCTCGCCATCGGCCAGCTCATCGCCGAGGGCAAGACGCGCATCCTCATCCTCGCCCCCGCCACCCTGCGCGCCCAGTGGAACAGCGAGCTCAAGGAGAAGTTTGATCTCGAGTCCGTGCTCGTGGACGGCCGCACCGTGCGCGCCACCGGCAACTGCTTCGATCAACCCTTCCCCGTCATCTGCTCGCACCCCTTCGCCGCCAACAAGGCCGCCCTGGTCTCGGAGATCCCCTGGGATCTCGTCGTCATCGACGAGGCCCACCGCCTCCGCAATGCCCACAAGGCGGGCCACAAGACCGGCCAGGCCCTGCGCGCCGCGCTCTCGGGCCGCCCCAAGCTGCTGCTCACCGCCACCCCGCTCCAGAACGATTTGATGGAGCTGTTCGGGCTGATGTCGCTGCTGGACGAGCAGATCCTCGGCCCCGAGCACGCCTTCCGCACCCGCTACCAGGTGGACCCCTCGTGCGGCGGCCTCAAGGAAGACGCCGTCGCCGAGCTCAAGGAGCGGCTCGCCCCCGTGGTGCAGCGCACCCTGCGCCGCCAGGTGCGCGAGTACGTCCGCTACACCAACCGCCGCAGCATCGTGGAGGACTTCGCGCCCTCGCCCGAGGAGCAGGACCTCTACGAGAAGGTCAGCGAGTACCTGCGCCGCTCCGAGGCCGCCGCCATCGAGCCGGGCAAGAAGACCCTGCTCACGCTCTGCTACCGCAAGCTGCTGGCCTCCTCCACCTACGCCATCGCCCCCACCCTGCGGCGGCTCTCCGACAACCTGGAGAAGCGCCTCGAGGCCGCCAAGCTCGGCGCCCAGGCCATGGCCCTCTTCGAGCCCGAGGAGGCCAAGCAGTTCGCCGAGGAGGGCGAGGAGTGGTCGGATGATCCCGCCCGCCCCACCAGCGTCCGCACCCTCCAGAATGAAGTCTGGGAGCTCAAGCAGTACGCCGACCTCGCCGACTCCATCAAGGTGAACGCCAAGGGCGAGGCCCTCAAGCGCGCCCTGGACCGCACCTTCACCGTGATGCGCGCCCACCAGTGGCCCGAGAAGGCGCTCATCTTCACCGAGTCCAAGCGCACGCAGCAGTACCTCTTCAACCTGCTGTCCGCGAATGGCTACCAGGGGAAGATCTCCCTGCTGGCCGGGGACCTGGCCGCCACGCCCGAGGAGCGGCGCGCCCTCGTGGACGAGTTCCGCAACCGCTCGCAGATCCTCATCTGCACCGAGGCCGGCGCCGAGGGCCTCAACCTCCAGTTCTGCAACCTGGTGGTGAACTACGATCTGCCCTGGAACCCCCAGCGCGTGGAGCAGCGCATCGGCCGCTGCCACCGCTACGGCCAGCAGCGGGACGTGCTCGTCATCAACTTCCTCAACCGGCAGAACGCCGCCGACGCCCGCCTCTTCGAGCTGCTCGAGAAGAAGCTCAACCTCTTCGACGGCGTGTTCGGCGCCTCGGATGAGATTCTGGGCGCCCTGGAGAGCGGCGTGGACTTCGAGCGCCGCGTGCTCGACATCTACCAGTCCTGCCGCCACCCGGACGAGATCAACGCCGCGTTCGACAAGCTCCGCTCCGACATGGAGCAGCGCATCAGCACGCGCATGACGGAGATGCGCTCGGTGGTGCTGGAGCGCTTCGACGGCGACGTGCGCCGCAAGCTGAAGCTGGCCGGCGAGCAGACCAAGGAGGTGCTCGCCAAGAGGCAGCAGGAGGCGCGCGCCCTCACCGGCTCGGTGCTCGGCAAGGGCGTCTCGGGGCGGCTCCAGGTGGCCAAGGCCGCCTACGCCGTGCGCGACCGCACCCACGATGCCATCAGCTACCTCCAGCTGGACGCAGCCGGGCTGCCCTCACGGCTCGCGCGCCTGGCTGGCAGCGAGGGCTGGTGGTTCGTCTACAAGTTCGAGCTGTCCGGCCTCAAGCCGGAGGAGAAGCTCGTCCACCTCGTGCTCGTGCGCGAGAAGGACGGTGGCTTCCGCGCCCTGCCCGTCCAGGATGGTGCGCACTTCGTGAAGCTGGCCGCCAAGGTGGAGAAGCGCCGCCAGCCCGAGGGCGTCTCCGTGTCGCTGCTCCAGGAGCAGGCCCTGCTCGCCGCCAAGGACGAGCTGATCCGCGCCGCCGAGCGCCGCAACGCCCGCGAGCTGGATCGCGCCCGTGAGCGCGCCGATCGCTACGCCGAGGACTGTCTCCTGGAGTCCCGCGAGGCCGTGGAGCACACGCGCGATCAGTGGATCGACGCGCGCAAGGTGGTGGCCGCCACCGAGGATCCCGCCGAGCGCGTGAAGGCTCGCGCCACCGCGGATCGCCTCGAGCGCGAGTACCGCAAGAAGCTGGCCTCCCTCCGCAACGAGGAGGAGAAGCGCTACGCCGCCAAGGATCGGCAGATCTCCGACCTGGTGCAGAAATCGAAGGTCACCGAGAAGCGCTCGATGATCGCCTCCGCCTACTTCTGGCTGAGCTGA
- a CDS encoding Smr/MutS family protein: MSRRPTEPSQPPPPPEEVPSEEGAPFEDEVVEVPVDGNLDLHLFHPRDVKDLVTEYLWACRQRGILDVRIIHGKGTGALRRTVHALLPKLPEVESFQSASEADGGWGATWVRLKAG, translated from the coding sequence ATGAGCCGCCGACCGACCGAGCCATCGCAGCCCCCGCCTCCTCCGGAGGAAGTGCCCTCTGAGGAGGGAGCCCCCTTCGAAGACGAGGTGGTCGAAGTTCCAGTCGACGGCAATTTGGACCTGCATCTTTTTCACCCTCGCGACGTGAAGGATCTGGTCACCGAGTACCTGTGGGCCTGCCGCCAGAGGGGCATCCTCGACGTGCGGATCATCCACGGGAAGGGCACGGGCGCGCTGCGCCGCACTGTCCACGCGCTGCTCCCGAAGCTGCCCGAGGTCGAGTCCTTCCAGTCCGCCAGTGAGGCCGATGGAGGGTGGGGCGCCACGTGGGTCCGGCTGAAGGCCGGATGA
- a CDS encoding DUF72 domain-containing protein has translation MSQRGPSQLDLFTGAVSETPGRRSRKAEPVGPAPVPDLVRALGEHLPHGVYLGTSSWAFPGWSGIVYDREAAASTLARDGLAAYSRHPVLRTVGIDRTFYSPISAFTFAEYAAQVPADFRFLVKAHEVCTLARYPLHERYGVHRGQPNDRFLQASYAADMVVAPFVEGLGEKAGPLVFQFPPQDTRGFGGPARFVERLHAFFAALPRGPLYAVEVRNEELLTEGFAQVLSELGVCPVLSAWRQMPPVVHQALRTRALDCAALVARWMLPPHLGYEEAYARYAPFNRLADEDAVTREALAGICAAASLKGLPSFVIINNKAEGSAPLSALKLAESIDRVLAARRDASHDQGGSPV, from the coding sequence ATGTCCCAACGAGGACCCTCTCAGCTCGATCTCTTCACCGGCGCCGTGTCCGAGACACCGGGGCGCCGCTCGCGCAAGGCGGAGCCGGTGGGCCCCGCGCCCGTGCCGGACCTCGTGCGCGCCCTGGGAGAGCACCTGCCCCACGGGGTGTACCTGGGCACCTCTTCGTGGGCCTTCCCGGGCTGGTCGGGCATCGTCTACGACCGGGAGGCTGCGGCATCGACACTGGCGCGGGATGGGCTCGCGGCGTACTCGCGGCACCCGGTGCTGCGCACGGTGGGAATCGACCGGACCTTCTACAGCCCCATCTCCGCCTTCACCTTCGCCGAGTACGCCGCGCAGGTGCCCGCGGACTTCCGCTTCCTCGTGAAGGCACACGAGGTGTGCACGCTCGCCCGCTACCCGCTGCACGAGCGCTACGGCGTCCACCGAGGGCAGCCCAATGATCGGTTCCTCCAGGCCAGCTACGCGGCGGACATGGTGGTGGCGCCCTTCGTGGAGGGACTGGGAGAGAAGGCCGGGCCGCTCGTGTTCCAGTTCCCTCCCCAGGACACGCGGGGCTTCGGAGGCCCGGCGCGCTTCGTCGAGCGCCTCCATGCCTTCTTCGCCGCGCTGCCTCGCGGGCCGCTGTACGCCGTGGAGGTCCGCAACGAGGAGCTGCTCACCGAGGGCTTTGCCCAGGTGCTCTCGGAACTGGGCGTGTGCCCGGTGCTCTCGGCGTGGCGCCAGATGCCTCCAGTGGTGCATCAGGCCTTACGCACCCGGGCGCTCGACTGCGCAGCCCTGGTGGCACGTTGGATGTTGCCGCCGCACCTCGGCTACGAGGAGGCCTACGCCCGCTATGCCCCGTTCAACCGGCTGGCGGACGAAGACGCTGTCACCCGCGAGGCCCTGGCCGGAATCTGCGCGGCGGCTTCGCTCAAAGGCCTGCCTTCCTTCGTGATCATCAACAACAAGGCCGAGGGCAGCGCCCCATTGTCGGCACTCAAACTAGCGGAAAGTATCGACCGGGTCCTGGCTGCGCGCCGCGATGCGTCACATGATCAAGGTGGGTCGCCGGTTTGA
- a CDS encoding diacylglycerol/lipid kinase family protein, giving the protein MKTFLVVNPRSAGGATGKRWAELSAKVSRALGEFGHEFTSGAMDAARIARRALQDGYECVVAVGGDGTINEVVNGFFHEGKALNPNAALGVIPRGTGGDFRRAFGWDLELDAALTRLRTEKTEPFDVGLVEFINHEGKQDRRYYANIASLGVSAFVANEVNKSSKSLGGNTAFVWGTVKGMFRFDPPTVKLKANGGDEMVLPVNVVAVANGRYFGSGMNVAPDALTYDGLFDVTIWSGYTLSTFLFKSKGVYSGEHVTWKGTKRLQCHSFEAESADGREVLIEVDGEVPGRLPAKMTVLPGAIRLKV; this is encoded by the coding sequence ATGAAGACGTTCCTCGTGGTCAACCCGCGCAGCGCTGGCGGTGCCACCGGCAAGCGCTGGGCGGAACTGTCCGCCAAGGTGAGCCGGGCCCTGGGCGAGTTCGGGCATGAGTTCACCTCGGGGGCGATGGATGCGGCACGCATCGCCCGCAGGGCGCTCCAGGATGGCTACGAGTGCGTCGTCGCGGTGGGCGGGGACGGGACCATCAACGAGGTGGTCAACGGCTTCTTCCACGAAGGCAAGGCCCTCAACCCGAACGCGGCGCTGGGCGTCATCCCTCGTGGCACGGGTGGCGACTTCCGCCGGGCGTTCGGGTGGGACCTGGAACTGGACGCGGCGCTGACGCGGCTGCGCACGGAGAAGACGGAGCCCTTTGACGTGGGGCTCGTGGAGTTCATCAACCACGAGGGCAAGCAGGACCGGCGCTACTACGCGAACATCGCCTCGCTGGGGGTGAGCGCGTTCGTGGCCAACGAGGTGAACAAGAGCAGCAAGTCACTGGGCGGCAACACGGCCTTCGTGTGGGGCACGGTGAAGGGCATGTTCCGGTTCGATCCGCCCACGGTGAAGCTCAAGGCGAACGGTGGGGACGAGATGGTGCTCCCCGTCAACGTGGTGGCGGTGGCCAACGGCCGCTACTTCGGCAGTGGCATGAACGTGGCGCCGGATGCGCTCACGTACGATGGGCTCTTCGATGTGACGATCTGGTCCGGCTACACGCTGAGCACGTTCCTCTTCAAGTCCAAGGGCGTCTACAGCGGCGAGCACGTGACGTGGAAGGGCACGAAGCGGCTGCAGTGCCACTCCTTCGAGGCGGAGAGCGCGGACGGCCGCGAGGTCCTCATCGAGGTGGATGGAGAGGTTCCGGGCCGGCTGCCCGCGAAGATGACGGTGCTGCCCGGCGCCATCCGCCTCAAGGTGTAA
- a CDS encoding O-antigen ligase family protein gives MRGAVGERLSRWLVPALIVAVTFAVAPGGEAPFSGVKTGLLLAGSVVLLLQSVWMPAAGPAALAPRVLAGLWLGTLALSALLGPAAVPGGMWLEAAAGLVVLALLQAPPPWAPVFRAIAGAGTGLALVAGLQALGADPFLWMGWAGAHPGERMRIYGTLGNPDFVAAYLGASLCVTVGEAVSAERTMVRRGWIAAAVLQLCALASTRSWGSLLALGAAALSLLWSRAPTPKVGLEQGRRGRRWGFMLAAVAAGALLLLSASGRSPSAALAGRRYLWGVAAPHVLDAPVFGHGPGSFEVLWPLWEAEYWSAREDSSEKERFAALQDHAHLDYLEWLLELGLVGTAPRLLLLLAALRAARQAPDARGRAALAALVALAARALVDFPLARPAELCLFAVLLSVPVDSEYGTGPHQSGRRRGAA, from the coding sequence ATGCGTGGAGCGGTAGGGGAGCGCCTCTCCCGATGGCTCGTCCCCGCGCTCATTGTCGCGGTGACGTTCGCGGTCGCGCCCGGAGGCGAGGCTCCGTTCTCCGGCGTGAAGACGGGCCTGCTGCTGGCGGGCTCCGTCGTGCTGCTGCTCCAGAGCGTCTGGATGCCGGCCGCTGGGCCCGCGGCGCTCGCTCCGAGGGTGTTGGCCGGGCTGTGGCTCGGCACGCTCGCGCTCTCCGCGTTGCTGGGGCCCGCGGCGGTTCCCGGAGGGATGTGGCTGGAGGCCGCAGCGGGGCTGGTGGTCCTGGCACTGCTCCAGGCGCCGCCTCCATGGGCTCCGGTATTCCGCGCCATCGCGGGAGCGGGGACGGGGCTCGCGCTGGTGGCGGGGCTCCAGGCGCTTGGGGCGGATCCCTTTCTATGGATGGGGTGGGCCGGGGCGCATCCCGGCGAGCGGATGCGCATCTACGGCACGCTCGGCAACCCGGACTTCGTGGCCGCATACCTGGGCGCGAGCCTCTGTGTCACCGTGGGCGAGGCTGTCTCCGCAGAGCGGACGATGGTCCGCAGAGGGTGGATTGCCGCCGCCGTGCTTCAGCTCTGCGCGCTGGCCTCGACTCGCTCCTGGGGCTCGTTGCTCGCACTGGGAGCCGCGGCTCTGAGCCTGCTGTGGAGCCGTGCGCCCACTCCGAAGGTTGGGCTGGAACAGGGGAGGAGGGGACGGCGGTGGGGCTTCATGCTGGCGGCGGTGGCCGCAGGGGCGCTCTTGCTGCTCTCCGCCTCGGGACGCTCGCCCAGCGCCGCGCTCGCGGGTCGGCGCTATCTCTGGGGCGTCGCCGCTCCGCATGTGCTGGACGCGCCCGTGTTCGGTCACGGGCCGGGGAGCTTCGAGGTGCTCTGGCCCCTGTGGGAGGCGGAGTACTGGTCGGCGCGAGAGGACTCCTCGGAGAAGGAGCGCTTTGCCGCGCTGCAGGATCACGCGCACCTCGACTACCTCGAGTGGCTCCTGGAGCTGGGGCTCGTGGGCACTGCACCGAGGCTCCTGCTGCTGCTGGCAGCCCTGCGCGCGGCGCGTCAGGCTCCGGACGCGAGAGGTCGAGCTGCTCTGGCCGCCCTGGTAGCCCTGGCCGCCCGAGCGCTCGTGGACTTTCCCCTCGCGCGTCCCGCCGAGCTCTGCCTCTTCGCGGTCCTGCTCAGTGTCCCGGTTGATTCGGAGTATGGTACCGGCCCTCATCAGTCAGGCAGGAGGAGAGGGGCAGCATGA
- a CDS encoding TadE/TadG family type IV pilus assembly protein, translating into MTLNTLYRRAARRGQSRGQMIILGAVSLLVLALIVFITFNVTIAVQQRIKLQNYADSKAFSMAVAEARTLNYLAYTNRAIASAYVGMANVHAYMSEAAMLADLKLGGATIMSAIAGQEYNLCMCCCTPFGCAPCCFNHCIDAFEAEMNALGLTIDWISGDMAGKLSQLDGPASNATNALNNHINQMRISQTAARTAVVALLTSGTFGDLKKSNMQKADTVTQDDTMLSAANLQQWNRAFNSNTNQKKQIMTEVVNASRQDFAWNRSGPMGAPITPMLFPQLSQRVKSSTIWMGPTGTWTITQTPDVSFLAGGRTGAAAGAFGMAFTGDVGANQAGAVISSFDWGNLAGQWKHGASTSTLPMLGPISPGNLSSGQSGNTHSGGFLGDIFNNPHSGSNHGQNLDFSRFQEFAPSGSFPFNQPAVYAGASTDARVNEYGQRGPWEVAKDQSGTVKVTNVGPQEAKLTLSNNNRSKAFSKAMVYYHRIGDWSDYPNMFNPFWRAKLQPITTQEIGMVMAVDSNAGQVVGGAMGVNKSAVNVE; encoded by the coding sequence ATGACACTCAACACCCTCTACCGACGAGCTGCCCGCCGCGGACAGTCCCGCGGGCAGATGATCATCCTGGGCGCCGTGTCGCTGCTGGTGCTGGCGCTCATCGTCTTCATCACCTTCAACGTGACGATCGCGGTTCAGCAGCGCATCAAGCTGCAGAACTACGCGGACTCGAAGGCCTTCTCCATGGCCGTGGCGGAGGCCCGCACGCTCAACTACCTGGCGTACACCAACCGCGCCATCGCCTCGGCCTACGTGGGCATGGCCAACGTGCACGCGTACATGTCCGAGGCCGCCATGCTGGCGGACCTGAAGCTGGGCGGCGCCACCATCATGAGCGCCATCGCCGGGCAGGAGTACAACCTGTGCATGTGCTGCTGCACGCCGTTCGGGTGCGCGCCCTGCTGCTTCAACCACTGCATCGACGCGTTCGAGGCGGAGATGAACGCGCTGGGCCTCACCATCGACTGGATCTCCGGTGACATGGCCGGGAAGCTGTCCCAGCTGGACGGCCCGGCCTCCAACGCCACCAACGCGCTGAACAACCACATCAACCAGATGCGGATCTCGCAGACGGCGGCTCGCACGGCGGTGGTGGCCCTGCTGACCTCGGGCACCTTCGGCGACCTGAAGAAGAGCAACATGCAGAAGGCGGACACCGTGACGCAGGACGACACGATGCTCAGCGCCGCCAACCTCCAGCAGTGGAACCGGGCCTTCAACAGCAACACGAACCAGAAGAAGCAGATCATGACGGAGGTGGTGAACGCCTCCCGTCAGGACTTCGCGTGGAACCGCTCTGGACCCATGGGCGCGCCCATCACCCCCATGCTCTTCCCGCAGCTGAGCCAGCGCGTGAAGTCCTCCACCATCTGGATGGGGCCCACGGGCACCTGGACCATCACCCAGACGCCGGACGTGAGCTTCCTGGCCGGTGGCCGCACGGGCGCCGCCGCCGGCGCCTTCGGCATGGCCTTCACGGGAGACGTGGGAGCCAACCAGGCGGGCGCGGTGATCTCCTCGTTCGACTGGGGCAACCTGGCCGGCCAGTGGAAGCACGGCGCCAGCACCTCGACGCTGCCCATGCTGGGCCCCATCTCCCCGGGCAACCTCTCCTCGGGGCAGTCGGGCAACACGCACTCCGGCGGCTTCCTGGGTGACATCTTCAACAACCCGCACAGCGGCTCCAACCACGGGCAGAACCTGGACTTCTCTCGCTTCCAGGAGTTCGCCCCGAGCGGCTCGTTCCCCTTCAACCAGCCGGCCGTGTACGCGGGGGCCAGCACGGACGCGCGCGTCAACGAGTATGGCCAGCGCGGCCCGTGGGAGGTGGCCAAGGATCAGTCGGGCACCGTGAAGGTGACGAACGTGGGTCCTCAGGAGGCCAAGCTGACGCTGTCCAACAACAACCGTTCGAAGGCCTTCTCCAAGGCCATGGTCTACTACCACCGCATCGGTGACTGGTCGGACTACCCCAACATGTTCAACCCCTTCTGGCGCGCCAAGCTCCAGCCCATCACCACCCAGGAGATTGGCATGGTGATGGCGGTGGACAGCAACGCGGGCCAGGTGGTCGGCGGTGCCATGGGCGTCAACAAGAGCGCCGTCAACGTCGAGTGA
- a CDS encoding TadE family protein yields MRSTSRESGQVAVEAALVMPLFVFFILGILQLGLISQARVMAKYAAYRAARVGAMNNADPDAIEAAAILHLLPVLVNSQEVIMPTSSATEVVSKFMQHNTIANIIPGGGKLVKAVICSPLRDDLAGGGSHSIGNAGITSRGGRGNDNEVDFDDPRNQASPEDFTSGGDSLRRFKRTRLVVQVQLMYRMPIPFANWVIVKSYLGTNVPSVLMMPNKNGTPRSGAGQVGQVYAAEAAGAYVLPINVSYAMRMQSNFFKRRFALPAQNRCVSYGNRNG; encoded by the coding sequence ATGCGCTCTACCTCCCGAGAGTCCGGTCAGGTCGCCGTCGAAGCGGCGCTGGTGATGCCGCTGTTCGTCTTCTTCATCCTGGGCATCTTGCAGCTGGGGCTCATCTCTCAGGCGCGGGTGATGGCCAAGTACGCAGCGTACCGCGCCGCGCGCGTGGGCGCGATGAACAACGCGGACCCGGATGCCATCGAGGCGGCGGCCATCCTCCACTTGCTGCCGGTGCTGGTGAACAGCCAGGAAGTCATCATGCCGACCAGCTCCGCGACGGAGGTGGTCTCCAAGTTCATGCAGCACAACACGATCGCCAACATCATTCCGGGCGGTGGCAAGCTGGTGAAGGCGGTGATCTGCTCGCCGCTGAGGGATGACCTGGCCGGCGGTGGCTCGCACTCCATTGGCAACGCGGGCATCACGTCGCGCGGCGGCAGGGGCAACGACAACGAGGTGGACTTCGACGATCCGCGCAACCAGGCCTCGCCCGAAGACTTCACCTCGGGCGGCGACAGCTTGCGGCGCTTCAAGCGCACGCGCCTGGTGGTGCAGGTGCAGCTGATGTACCGGATGCCCATTCCCTTCGCGAACTGGGTGATCGTGAAGTCGTACCTGGGCACCAACGTGCCTTCGGTGCTGATGATGCCCAACAAGAACGGCACGCCGAGGTCCGGTGCGGGCCAGGTGGGCCAGGTTTATGCGGCGGAGGCCGCGGGCGCGTACGTGCTGCCGATCAACGTCAGCTACGCCATGCGCATGCAGAGCAACTTCTTCAAGCGCAGGTTCGCCCTTCCCGCCCAGAACCGCTGCGTCAGCTACGGCAACCGGAACGGCTAG
- a CDS encoding PhzF family phenazine biosynthesis protein produces MQVSIVDAFTRIPGAGNRAGVVLDGSGLDTGVMQRIAAAVAASETAFVLSRKGDTVVSLRYFTPTSEIDFCGHATVASFHLLSERGVLPRVGNFRLECAAGTYEVELEPMDARHSRVWVVTPQYPWRESPLAVEAVMPLLGGTAEMVDRSLPVLANGHKLFVPLQRRSDVWALAPKIDALVAAMEPHGIRGVFAFTRETKDASSVTHARYFVPGFGIIEDPVTGSAHGPLAAYLVNHGVLKLPEAGGTSHVRAEQGDAIGKPGRVELEVKGRSGALERVRIGGAAVTVIEGELRI; encoded by the coding sequence ATGCAGGTCTCGATCGTCGACGCCTTCACTCGGATCCCTGGAGCCGGCAACCGTGCGGGCGTGGTGCTGGACGGGTCGGGCCTGGACACGGGGGTCATGCAGCGGATCGCCGCGGCGGTGGCGGCCTCGGAGACGGCGTTCGTCCTCTCGCGCAAGGGGGACACCGTGGTGAGCCTGCGCTACTTCACCCCCACCTCCGAGATCGACTTCTGCGGCCACGCCACCGTGGCCTCGTTCCACCTGCTGAGCGAGCGGGGCGTGCTTCCGCGCGTGGGGAACTTCCGGCTGGAGTGCGCCGCGGGGACATATGAGGTGGAGCTCGAGCCCATGGACGCGCGCCACAGCCGCGTGTGGGTGGTCACCCCGCAGTACCCCTGGCGCGAGAGCCCGCTGGCCGTGGAGGCCGTCATGCCGCTGCTGGGCGGGACGGCGGAGATGGTGGACCGCTCGCTGCCGGTGCTGGCCAATGGCCACAAGCTCTTCGTGCCGCTGCAGCGGCGCTCGGACGTGTGGGCGCTGGCGCCGAAGATCGATGCGCTGGTGGCGGCGATGGAGCCGCACGGCATCCGCGGCGTGTTCGCCTTCACCCGCGAGACGAAGGACGCCAGCAGCGTGACGCACGCGCGCTACTTCGTGCCGGGGTTCGGCATCATCGAGGATCCGGTGACGGGCTCGGCCCACGGGCCGCTGGCCGCCTACCTGGTGAACCACGGGGTGCTCAAGCTGCCAGAAGCGGGCGGCACGTCGCACGTGCGTGCCGAGCAAGGGGACGCCATCGGCAAGCCGGGCCGCGTGGAGCTCGAGGTGAAGGGGCGCTCGGGGGCGCTGGAGCGGGTGCGCATCGGCGGCGCCGCCGTCACCGTCATCGAGGGCGAGCTGCGCATCTGA